From a single Ascaphus truei isolate aAscTru1 chromosome 2, aAscTru1.hap1, whole genome shotgun sequence genomic region:
- the LOC142488066 gene encoding uncharacterized protein LOC142488066, with protein MIQTAVTPFTCTVCGKQLGTKRTLLRHQRVHTGEKPFTCTVCGKQLSTKGTLRKHERIHTGEKPFPCSECGKRFSIKSNLLVHQMTHTGEKPFTCAECSKSFSQKADLLNHERIHTGEKPFPCTECGKQFRIKKYLLSHQMTHTGEKPFTCTECGIQFRIKKYLLRHQMTHAGENPFTCTDCSKSFSIKKELLIHERIHTGEKPFTCTECGKQFTAKSHLLRHQRIHTGEKPFTCTECGKQFTVKSSLLSHQMTHTGEKTFTCTECGKQFSIKRSLLRHQMTHTGDKPFTCTECSKSFSIKKELLIHEWIHTGKKPFTCTECGKQFTFKSSLLIHQMTHTGEKPFTCTECSKSFSQKTGLLNHERTHTGEKPFTCPECGKQYTIKSSLLKHQVTHTGEKPFTCPECGKQFTIKSSLLIHQMTHTGEKPFTCTECSKSFSTKAGLLNHERIHTGEKPFTCTVCSKSFSQETDLRKHERIHTGEKPFTCTECGKQFTIKSSLLRHERIHTGEK; from the coding sequence atgattcagacagcagtgactccttttacttgtacagtgtgtgggaaacagttaGGTACTAAGAGgaccctcctcagacaccagagggttcatacaggggagaaaccattcacatgtacagtgtgtgggaaacagttaAGTACCAAGGGGACCCTACGCaaacatgagcggattcatacaggggagaaaccattcccatgttcagagtgtgggaaacgatTCAGTATTAAGAGCAACCTCCTcgtacaccagatgactcatacaggggagaaaccattcacatgtgcagagtgtagtaaaagcttttctcagaaggcagatctcctcaaccatgagcggattcatacaggggagaaaccattcccatgtacagagtgtgggaaacaattcaggaTTAAGAAATACCTCCTCagtcaccagatgactcatacaggggagaaaccattcacatgtacagagtgtgggataCAATTCAGGATTAAGAAatacctcctcagacaccagatgactcatgcTGGAGAGAacccattcacatgtacagactgtagtaaaagcttttctataAAGAAAGAACTCCtcatccatgagcggattcatacaggggagaaaccattcacatgtacagagtgtgggaaacaattcacagctaagagccacctcctcagacaccagaggattcatacaggagaaaaaccattcacatgtacagagtgtgggaaacaattcacagttaagagcagtctcctcagtcaccagatgactcatacaggagaaaaaacattcacatgtacagagtgtgggaaacaatttagtattaagaggagcctcctcagacaccagatgactcatacaggggataaaccattcacatgtacagagtgtagtaaaagcttttctataAAGAAAGAACTCCTCATCCATGAGTGGATTCATACAGggaagaaaccattcacatgtacagagtgtgggaaacagttcacatttaagagcagtctcctcatacaccagatgactcatacaggagaaaaaccattcacatgtacagagtgtagtaaaagcttttctcagaagacagggctcctcaaccatgagaggactcatacaggggagaaaccattcacatgtccagagtgtgggaaacagtaCACAATTAAGAGCAGTCTCCTCAAACACCAggtgactcatacaggagaaaaaccattcacatgtccagagtgtgggaaacagttcacaattaagagcagtctcctcatacaccagatgactcatacaggggagaaaccattcacatgtacagagtgtagtaaaagcttttctacaAAGGCGGGgctcctcaaccatgagcggattcatacaggagagaaaccattcacatgtacagtgtgtagtaaaagcttttctcaggAGACAGATCTCCGCaaacatgagcggattcatacaggggagaagccattcacatgtacagagtgtgggaaacaattcacaattaagagcagtctcctcagacacgagaggattcatacaggagagaaatga